One Halobacterium wangiae genomic window, CGCCGAGCGAGCACGCTGGCTCTCGGCGTCGAGGTCGACGTTGAGCGTGCCGGGGTAGGGCTCGTAGCCCAGTTCCTCCCGGAACTGGCGGTTGTACCCGGGGAGGCTGATGTAGTGGCGGCCCTCGCCCATCCCGCTGGTGACCGAGCCGGAGAGGGCGAGTTCGTCGGGGTCCTCGAAGATGCGGCGGTAGTCCTCGTACTCGCGTTCGAGCGCGCGGCTGCCGGGGTCCGTGATGGCGACCCACTGGCCGTCGCTGACGAGGTCGCGCTCGACGAGACCGGCGTCCTCGAGGGCCTGGAGCCGCCGGGAGGCGGTCTGGTTGGAGGCGTCGAGGTGGTCGGCGAGGTCCCCGCAGGAGACCTTGGTTTCGCCGCGGCGCGCGCCGTCGAGCGCGAGCAGTTTCAGCACGGCGAGTTCGTCGAACCCGACCTCGCGCGTGCGGGTGGCGTGTGACATGTTCGTGGCTACTGTCGGGCCCCGCATAAGCATACCGGATATGGAACGCGTTCCGTAACTGGGAGTCAGTCGGCGCTCGCCGGGTCGCGCCGCCAGAACTCCGAGTCCGCCGCCAGTTCGGGCACCCAGGTGTCCCGCTCGCGGGCTAGCAGCGCTACGCGGGAGACTTCCTGGTCTCTCAGCACCGTGTGCTCGGGCATGTGTGCCTGGACGGCCTCCGCGAACGCGAGGACTTCCTCGTGGTCCGGCATCGCCGACCGGTCGAGGCGACTCCGGGAGTTGCCGACGTGCATGTACGCTTTCAGCTCCACGAAGTCCGGGTCCGCGCGCTCGAAGAACGCCGCGTACCAGTCCGGGTTCGCCATGTTCTCGCCGCCGACCAGCGTCGTCCGCAGCACGGTCCGGGTGTCGTCCTTCTCGTAGAGGACGTCCATCGTGTCCACGAGTTTCTCCCAGGCGTCGTCCTCCGTCGCGCCCACCACGTCGTCGAACGTCGCGCGCTCCGGGGCGTCCACGGAGACGTACAGCTGCGTCGGGTCGCACTCCCGCAGGACCTCGGGCCGGGTCCCGTTCGAGACGAGGAACGTCGTCAGCCCGCGGTCGTGGAACGCCTCCAGCAGTTCCGGCAGGTAGGGGTACAGCGTCGGTTCGCCGTCCAGCGAGATGGCGACGTGGCGGGGCTCCATCGCCTCCTCGAAGCGCGCTCTGGGCACCTCGTCGTTGCCGCCGAACCCCGAGAGGAGGCGCTTCTGGAGGGAGATGGAGGCGTCCACCACCGCCTCCGGGTCGTCCCACTCCACGCCGTCGAGTTCGTACGTGTGGCCCGCGTGGTCCCGCCAGCAGAACACGCAGCGCTCGTTGCACCGCACCACGGGCGTCATCTGGATGCAGCGGTGCGAGCGGATCCCGTAGAAGGCGTGCTTGTAGCAGGTGCCCTCCCCACGGAGCGCGTTCGCCGTCCACCCGCAGGTCTGGGCCGCGGTGTGGTTCTCGTGGTGGTAGTCGGGGTCGTCCACCTGCTTCGGCATGCCACCGGGTTCGGCGCTCGCGGGCAAAAACGTGGCGCTACCCCGCCGCGAACGGTCGGCCCCGACGACCGCCCGACGCGGAGCGGGGGTTTGCCACGAGGAGAGATACCAAGTAACGGGGGCGAGTAGGCTGCCGCATGAGCAGCACACGCTCTCTGGAGCGACACGACCTCCTCATCGGGGGTGAGCGCGTACCCCCCGCGAGCGACGAGTACGTCGAGACCGTCGACCCGGCGACCGGCGAGGCGTTCGCCGAGGTGGCAGTCGCGGACGAATCCGACGTCGACCGGGCCGTCCGGGCGGCCAGCGAGGCGTTCCCCGGGTGGCGGGACACGGACCCCGTCGAGCGCGGACAGACGCTCCACCGGGTCGCCGAACTGATCCGGGACAACGCCGACGAACTCGCCGACCTCGAGTCCCGTGACCAGGGGAAGCCGCTCTCGCAGGCGCGTTCGGACATACTGAGCGCGGCGCGGTACTTCGAGTACTACGCGGGCGCCGCCGACAAACTCGAGGGGCGCTCGGTCCCCGTCGGCACGGGACAGGTGGACTACGTGGTCCGGGAGCCCTACGGCGTCTCCGCGCAGATCATCCCGTGGAACTTCCCGGGGAACCTCTTCGCGCGCGGCGTCGCGCCGGCGCTCGCCGCTGGGAACACCGCGGTCGTCAAGCCCGCGCCGACGACGCCGCTGTCGGCGTACCGTCTCGCCGAACTCTGCGCCGAGGCGGGCGTCCCCGAGGCGGCGGTGAACGTCGTCTCGGGCGCCGGCGAGACGGGCGCGGCGCTGACGGACCACGCGGGCGTCGACACGATCACGTTCACCGGGAGCGTCCGCACGGGCCAGCGGGTGATGGAAGCGGCGGCGGGCAACGTCACCCCCGTGACCCTGGAACTCGGCGGGAAGAACCCGGCCATCGTCTACCCGGACGCCGACCTCGAGGAGGCCGTCTCGTGGGTCGAGCGGGGCATCTTCGCGAACGCGGGCCAGGTCTGCTCGGCGGCGGACCGCGCCATCGTCCACGAGGACCACTACGACGAGTTCGTCGAGCGCATCGTCGAGCGCGCCGAGGCGTACGAACTCGGTCCCGGCGCCGAGGACCCGGACATGGGGCCGTTGAACAGCGCCGAACACTTCGAGCGCGTGCGGGACTACGTCGAGGTCGGCGTCGAGGAGGGTGCGAGACTCGCCACCGGCGGGGAAGCGCCGGACCGCGACGGCTACTTCATCGAACCGACCGTGCTCGCCGACGTGGACAACGGGATGCGGGTCGCCCAGGAGGAGATATTCGGCCCGGTGTTGACCGTCATCCCGTACGGCGACGACGAGGACCCGGTCGACATCGGCAACGACGTCGACTACGGCCTCGTCGCCGGCGTGTTCACGAACGACGTGCGGCGCGCCCACCGCGCGGCCCAGCGACTGCAGGCGGGTAACGTCTACGTCAACAAGTGGTTCGGGGACACGAACCAGACGCCGTTCGGGGGGTACAAGCAGTCGGGCATCGGCCGCGAGAAGGGGCTGGAGGCCATGGACTCCTACCTCCAGTCGAAGAACGTCGCCGTCAACCTGGAGGAGGGGTCGGGCGGCGACCTCCCGGGCGCCTGACCAGAACTGCCGGTGCTCCCCCTCTTTTAGTGCGTCGGCGTCCTCCGGTGAGCCATGACAGTGAGTGACAAAGTAGTAGCGGTGACTGGAGCGGGCGCGGGGATGGGTCGGGCGACCGCGGAACTGTTCGCCGAACGCGGCGCGTCGGTCGTGGTCGTCGACCTCGACGAGGACGCCGCAGCGGAGACGGTCGACCGCATCGCGGCCGACGGCGGGGAGGCGACCGCGGTCCGCGCGGACGTCTCCGACGCCGACGACGTCGAGGGGTTCGTCGAGCACGCCGTCGACACCTACGGGCGCCTCGACGTCCTCCACAACAACGCCGGCGTCCCCCAGCGGTCGACGCCGGTCGAGGACGTCACCGAGGAGACCTGGGACCGCATCCAGGACGTGAACCTCAAGAGCGCGTTCCTCGGCGCGAAGTTCGCGGTGCCACGGATGCGCGAGCAGGGCGGCGGCGTCATCCTCAACACGGCGTCCACGGCGGCCATCCGCCCCCGGAATGGGCTGTCGGCGTACTGCGCGTCGAAGGGCGGCATGGTGACGCTGACGAAGCAACTGGCCCACGAACTCGCCGCAGACGACGTCCGCGTGAACGCCATCTGTCCCGTCGCCACGGACACGGAGATGTTACCGGAGTTCACCAGCGACGGACTCACCGTCGACGAGATGGCAGCGACCATCCCCCTCGGCCGCCTCGCGGAACCAGAGGACGTCGCGCAGGCGGCGGCGTTCCTGGCGTCCGACGACGCCGAGATGATCACCGGGACGGCCCTGGAGGTCGACGGCGGCCGCGACCTCTGAGCGGCGACCGTAGCACGTCTGTCCCCATTCCGCCGCGGGTACCTCTGACGGAGCGGGTGATTGTTACCAGCGACAGAATGCTTTTATCCCTCTACTGTGAGAACCGTTCACATGAGAATCGACAGACGGCGATTCCTTAAACGATCTGGTGGCGTGGCAACAATCGCGGCCCTGGCCGGCTGCACAGGCGGCGACGGCGACGGGGGCGGCGACGACACGACCACCAGCGGCGGCGACACGACGACCACCAGCAGCGGCGGCGGCAACTCCGACGCGCTGAAGATCGGCGTCCTGCTGCCGTTCTCGGGTGACTACGCGTGGGTCGGCGCGAACGTCCTCCCGGTCGTCAACATGGTCGTCGAGGATATCAATGGGGCGGGCGGCATCGGCGGCCGGAACCTGACCGTGGTCCAGGGCGACACCGAAGCCTCACCGGACGCCTCCGTGTCGGCGACCAACCGCCTCGTCAACGTCGAGGAGGTCGACGCCATGATCGGCCCGACGAGCATCACCATGTCGGCGGTCATCGACACCCTCGTCGAGAACGAGGTACCGGTCGTCACGCCGACCGCCGGCACCACGTCGCTGGACACCCGGGGCGGCGAGTACATCTTCCGGACGGTGTCCTCGGACTCCCTCGGGGGACGCGCCATCGCGAAGGCAGCCCGGGAGGAGCAGTACAACGGCACCCAGAGCTACGAGCGGATGGCGCTCATGGTCGGGAACAAGGAGGTGTTCCAGTCGTTCAAGGAACCGGTGCGCTCCTCGTTCGAGGAGTTCGGCGGCACCGTCACCACGGCCATGGACATCCGCACCGGGAAGGCGTCGTACACGTCGGAGGTCCAGCAGATGATGGATTCGGACCCCGAGATCTGCGTCCTCATCGCGTCGGTCGAGGACAGCGTCAAGATCACGGAGGCCGGCTTCCAGGCCGGCTACGAGGGTAACTGGTTCGCGACCCAGGACCAGACCAACGCGGACTTCCTCTCCCAGAGCGAGAACCAGGTCACGAACGGCATGCTCGGGCTGAACGCCGCGACCTACCAGCCCGCACAGGAGGCCGGCCGGCTCGACGCGTTCTTCAGCGACATAAAGGAGTACGCCGGCTGGGAGGAGGGCGGGAAGGTGTTCGCGACGAACACCTACGACGCGATGAACGTCGTGGGCCTCGCCTTGAAGCAGGTCGCCGCCGACGGCAGCGACTTCTCCGGGTCGAACATCGCCTCGGCCATCCCGACGGTGGCGAAGCCGCCCGAGCAGCAGGTGACCAACTACAGCGACGGGGCGTCCACCATCGAGGGCGGCACCGACGTCGACTACGAGGGGCTCGTCGGCCCCATCAACTTCGACGAGAACGGCGACATCGTCGCACCGTTCGCCATCAAGAAGGCACAGGACGGTAGCTGGACCGAGGCGGGTCGCCTGCCACCAGAGGCACTCTGAGCGCGTCCTCCCTCCAGAATGGTTCTCGACAACCTCCTGCAGACGGTCGTGTTCGGCCTCATCGAGGGGAGTGTCATCGCCGTCGGCGCCGTCGGGCTGACGCTGTCCTACGGCGTGACGCGGTTCATCAACTTCGCGTACGGGGAGTTCCTCACGTACGGCGCCTACCTGACGGTGTTCCTCGCGGGCGGCCTGTTCGGCCTCTCAGTGCCGCTGCCGGCCGCCGCCGTGCTCGCCATCGTCATCGTCGGCCTGCTCGGCGTCGGCGTCTCCCGCGTGTTCTTCGAACCCATCTCCGGGCGCGGCGCGCTCCCCCTGCTCATCACCTCTATCGGCGTCTCGTTCGTGCTCCGGAACCTGCTCCAGGGGTGGGTCGGCGTCAGCGCGCGCCAGCTCCCCATCCCCCTGATGCGGCGCACGGACTACTTCGGGCTCGTCCAGCTCACGGACCTCGAGCTGGGCGTCATCGTCGCGAGCGTCGTCACCATGCTCGCCATCCACCTGCTGCTCCAGCAGACGATGCTCGGCAAGCGCATGCGCGCGACCAGCGGCAACCGGGCGCTGGCCGAGGTGGCGGGCATCGACACGACGAACGTCGTCCGCCAGACGTGGTTCATCTCGGCCGGGGCGGGCGCGCTGGCCGGCATCCTCTACGCGGTGCTGTTCTCGCCGTTCCGGCCGGGCGTCGGCTTCGAGTACCTCATCGTCGTCTTCGCGGCGACGCTGCTCGGCGGCATCGGCCGGCCGTACGGCGCGATGCTCGGGGCGGTGTTCATCGGGCTCGCGATGAACTTCGGGTCGACGTACCTCTCCGCGAACTACACCCGGGCCTACGCGTTCATCATCCTCGTGGGCGTCCTCCTGCTCAAACCGGAGGGCATCCGCGGAGGTGAGTTCTGATGGCGCTGCTCTCTGGGTGGGCGGCGTTCATCGTCACCATCGCCACCATCGGCTGCATCTACGGGCTGCTGACGCTCGGGCTGAACGTCCACTACGGCTACACCGGGCTGCTGAACTTCGGCCACGTCGCGTTCTTCGCGGCGGGCGCGTACGCGTCGGCCATCGTGACGATGCCGCCACCCTCGACGGTGACGAACGCGAGCTACGCTATCTGGCTCGACCTCCCGATGCCGTGGGGGTTCCCCGTCAGTCTCGCCGCCGCGTCGCTCGTCGGCGGCGCGCTGGCGCTGCTCATCGGCCTCACGAGCGTCCGCCTCGGCACCCACTACCTCGCCATCGCGACGTTCGCGCTGGCGGGCGTGTTCAGCGACGTGCTCGTCAACGAGGCTTGGCTCACCAACGGCTCGTTCGGGATGAACAGCGTCCCGAAGCCCGGGCAGGCCGCCCTCGGCCCGGACGCCTGGCAGCTCGCGTACCTCGCGTTCGCCGTCCTCAGCCTGGTCGCGGTCTACCTGCTGGTCGAACGCGTCCTCGACGCGCCGTTCGGCCGGCTGCTGAAGGGCGTCCGCGAGAGCGAGGCCGCCGCCGAGATGCTCGGGAAGAACACCACCGTGGTGAAGCTGAAGTCGTTCGTCATCGGCGGCATGATCGCGGGGTTCGCGGGCGGCGTCTACGCTCACTACCTCGGCAGCGTCGTCACCGCGCAGTTCGTGCCCCACGTGACGTTCACGGTGTGGGCCGCGATGCTGCTCGGCGGCGCCGCGTCGAACACCGGCGCGGTCGCCGGCGCCGTGCTGGTCGTCGCGTTCGAGGAGTCGACCCGGTTCATCACGACCGCCTACAACTGGGTCCAGGGGACGCTCCCGGACCCGCTGACCAGCGTGCTCCCGGCGCTCGTCGGCCCGCTCCCGGACAACCCGTCGTTCATCCCGAGCATGCGCTTCGTCGTCATCGGCCTGCTGTTCGTGCTCGTCATCCGGTACCGGCCGGAGGGACTGTTCGGCGACCCCTCGGAGATCGAGGCGCTGGGGGAGGAGGAGTGACCGATGCAAACTGAGGACACACCGGCCGGCGGACAGTCGGCCGACGACGGCGCGGAGTTGCTCGAAGTCGAGAACGTCGTGAAGACGTTCGGCGGCCTGCTGGCCGTCGACGGCGCCACCTTCGGCGTCGAGCGCGCGTCCATCACGGGCCTCATCGGCCCGAACGGCGCCGGGAAGTCGACGCTGTTCAACTGCATCACGGGCGTCCACCCGCCCGACAGCGGCACGGTGCGCCTCGACGGCGACCCCATCCAGGGGCGCTCGCCGACCGAGATCGCGCGCCGCGGCGTCGGCCGGACGTTCCAGACGCCGAAGACGTTCCGCGGGATGACCGTCCGCGAGAACCTCGCGTTCGCCGCGAAGGGGCAGGTCGGCGAGCGAGCGCTCAGCACCATCTTCCAGTCCCGTGCGGTCAACGACCAGGAGGCCGACATCCAGGCGACGGTCGACGAGACCCTCGAGTTCCTCGAACTCGACCACCTCGCCGAGGAGTACGGGAGCGCGCTCTCGGGCGGCCAGCGGAAACTGCTGGAACTCGGCCGGGTGCTGATGATGGACCCCGAGATCATCCTGCTGGACGAGCCCATCGCGGGCGTCAACCCGTCGCTGACCGACGAACTGCTGGCCCGGCTCCGCGAACTCAACGACCGCGGCCGGACCATCCTGCTCATCGAGCACGACATGGGCGTCGTGATGGAGAACTGCGACCGGGTCGTCGTGATGCACAACGGGCAGACGCTTGCGTCGGGCCCGCCCTCGATCGTCCAGGAGGACGAACGGGTCGTCGAGGCCTACCTCGGGGGGTACGACCGATGACCGACATCGAGACCGTCCGGCGGTACGACGACGCGGTGTTCTCCGCGCGCGACGTCGAGACCGGCTACGGCGACCTCCAGGTGCTGTACGGCGTCGACATCGACGTGCAGGACGACGAGATCGTGCTGGTGTTCGGGCCGAACGGCGCGGGGAAGTCGACGCTGATGCGCGCGCTGTTCAAGCAGTTGCCGCTGTGGGCCGGTACGATCGAGATCGACGGCGAGGACTACTCGGGACTCGAGGCCAACCAGATGGTCTCCCACGGGGTCGCGTACGTCCCGCAGACGTCGAACGTGTTCCCCAACCTCACCGTCGCGGAGAACCTCGACATCGGGTCGATCCACGCCCGCGACGCGGACGACCGCCGCCAGCGGATGTTCGACCTCTTCCCACGGCTCGAGGAGCGCCGCGGCCAGGACGCCGATACGCTGTCCGGCGGCGAACGCCAGATGCTGGCGATGGCGCGCGCGTTGATGCCCGACCCCGACGTGTTGCTCATCGACGAGCCCTCCGCGGGGTTGGCGCCCCAGCTCATCGAGCGGACGTTCGATCACGTCGACCAGATCCGGCAGACCGGCACGGCGGTGTTGATGGTCGAACAGAACGTCGACGCCGCGCTCGACGTCACCGACCGCGCCTACGCCCTCGACATGGGCGAGAACAAGTTCGAGGCCGACGCCGAGACCATCCGGAACTCCGAGCGCGTGCGGGACCTCTACCTCGGCAAGTAGGCCGCTCGCGTCCGGACTTTCAGAACACCTTTTGCCGCCGCCCACGACCCACCGCACATGTTCATCGCTTTCCGCCGGGAGGTCGAGACGGCCCTCGCGGCCGCGCTCGACGACCTCGGCTACCCGACCGGGGACCTCGGCATCGAGGAACCGCCCGCGGACGTACCCGCCGTGCTCGCGTCCAGCGCGGCGTTCCGACTCGCGGGCGAGGCGGGGGCGCCCCCGCCGCAGGTCGCCGCGGAGCTCGCCGACGCCCTCGACCTGACCGAGGCGAACTACGTCGGCGGCGCCACCGCGCAGGGCCCGTACGTGAACTTCACGCCGAGCGAGGAGTACTACGCGGCCACCCTGGAGTCCGCGCAGGCCAACGGCTGGGGCCGCCTGCCCGACTCCGGGGAGTCGGTCGTCGTCGAGCACACGAGCGCGAACCCTACCGGTCCCGTCCACGTCGGGCGCGCCCGGAACCCCATCCTCGGCGACGCCGTCTCCCGCGTCCTCGACTACGCCGGCCACGACGTCACCCGCGAGTACTACGTCAACGACGCGGGGCGCCAGATGGCCGTGTTCACGTGGGCCTACGAGAACTTCGACGAGGCCGACCTCCCCGAACCCGGCCGCGACAAACCCGACTACGACCTCGTGCGCTACTACCGCGCGGGCAACGAGTTCCTGGAGGAGGGCGAACCGGAGGCCGTCGAGGAGGCAGAGGCGGAGATCGCGGCCATCATCGAGGGCCTCGACCGTGGCGACGAGGCGACCTACGAGCGCGTCGGCGAGGTCGTCGAGGGCGTGCTCGGCGGGATGCGGGAGACCCTCGAACGCCTCCCCGCGGAGTTCGACGAGTTCGTCCGGGAGACCGAGTTCCTCCGCGACGGCTCCACCCACGAGGTCGTCGCGGACCTGAAGGCCTCCGAGTACGCCTTTGAGGAGGAGGACGCCTGGCAGCTCGACCTCGAGGAGTGGGGCATCGAGCAGTCGTTCGTCTTCCTGCGCTCGGACGACACGACGCTGTACACCACCCGCGACCTCGCCCACCACGAGTGGAAGTTCGACACGTTCGACCGCGCGATCACCGTCCTCGGCGAGGACCAGGAGCTCCATGCGAACAAGCTTCGGGCCGCCCTCGACATCCGCGGTAACGACACCGACCAGCTCGAGGAGCTGTTCTACGCGTGGGTGAACCTCCCGGGCGGCGAGTCGATGAGCACCCGGCAGGGCACCGGCGTCGACATGGACGACCTGCTCGACGAGGCCGTGCTGCGTGCCGAGGAGGCGGTCCGCTCCCGGATGGACGACCGCATCCGCGACGACGACCTCACCGAGGCCGACGTCGAGCGCATCGCCCGCCAGGTCGGCATCGGCGCGGTCCGCTACGACATCGTCTCCAAGCAGCCGACGAAGGCCATCACGTTCGACTGGGAGGACGCCCTCGACTTCGAGGGACAGAGTGCGCCGTACGTCCAGTACGCCCACGCACGGGCCTGCGGAATTCTCGGCGAGGCCGGCGACGCGACGGCCACGCTCGACGCGGACCTGCTGACCACCGACGAGGAACGGAACCTCCTGCAGGCGGTTGCGCGGTTCCCGGTGGTCGTCGAGTCCGCGGCGGACGAACTCGAACCCCACCAGGTCGCGACGTACGCCCGCGACTTCGTGGACACGTTCAACGCGTTCTACCGGTCGTGTCCGGTGCTCGCCGACGACGTGGACGACGACCTGCGGGACGCGCGTCTCGCGCTCGTCGAGGCGTCGCGGAACACGCTCGCGAACGCGCTGTCCGTCCTCGGCATCGAGGCGCCGGCGTCGATGTAGCCTACAGCGCGCCGACGAACGCCAGCACGCCGTAGAGGAGACCGAGCGCCAGCAGGACGTAGAGAATCAGCCAGCCGGTCGAGATCGAGTTGTCGGTTGCCATACGCCAAAGCGGTCGCGCCGTTCGCTTAATCCTTCCCGTTCGACCCGAGGAGGCCGCCGGTCACCCGCGAGAGCAGCGACGGGCTCCCCCGTGTCCCTGGCTCGTCGGCGACCTCCGCGAGCGCGGCACCCGCAGCCGCCGACGCCTCCTCGTCGTCGTTCTGGAACGACAGCGGCGGCGACTCCCCGAGCAGTTCGTAGCCGAGTTCCCGGTAGGACTGCGCGGCGGGGCTCTCCTCGGCGAAGACGACCAGCGGTTCGCCCGCCTCCTCGCTGTCGGCGACGCCGCCGTCCTCCGGGATGGAGCCCAGCAGCGGAACGTCGAGGTCCGCCACCGAGTCCTCCGTGTCGACGCTCCCGGAGACCCGCGTCAACACGAGGCCCGCGACCTCGCCGCCGACGCGTTCGGCGAGCGCGAGCGTCTTCGCGGTGTTCTCAAGGGCCGCGCCCTGCGGCGTCGACACCAGCAGCACGTCGTCGGCGAGGCCGAGTGGCACGGTCGTGTCGTGGCTCAGACCGCCGCCCGTGTCCACGACCACCACGTCGTACGCCTCGCGGAGGTCCGCGGCCACGTCCCTGAGCTTCGAGGGGTCCGCGCGCCCGAAGTCCTCGATGTCCGTCCCGCCGACCATCACGTCCAGGTCGCCGGGCGCCGACCCGACGGCGTCCAGCGTCTCGGCGTCCCCCGCGAGAACGTCGTGCAGTGTCGCCGCGGCCGGTTCGACGGTGAGGACGGCGCCGAGGTTCGCCATCCCGAGGTCGTAGTCCACGAGCACCACCGACCGACCCGACTCCGCCATCGCGGCCGCGGCGTTCACCGCGGTCGTCGTCTTGCCGACGCCCCCTTTCCCGGAGGCGACGGCGAACACGTGCCCTGTCATGTGCCCGCATACGCAGAGCGCGACTTAAAGCGTTGGGCGCGAGTGGGGTCAAAGCTTACTTACCCGCTGGCCGGCTACTTCCGAGCAATGAGCGAGCAGGAGGGCGTACCGTCCGAGGACCGTCGGAAGTACGAGTTCCAGAAGGTGATCGAGGAGCTCAAGGACTACTCCGGGAGCGGCACGCAACTCGTCACCATCTACATCCCCCCGGACAAGCAGGTCTCGGACGTCGTCGCCCACGTCACGCAGGAGCACTCCGAGGCGTCGAACATCAAGTCGAAGCAGACCCGGACGAACGTCCAGGACGCACTCACCTCCATCAAGGACCGCCTCCGCTACTACGACACGTTCCCGCCGGACAACGGGATGGTCATCTTCTCCGGCGCCGTCGACTCCGGCGGCGGCCGCACCGACATGGTCACCGAGGTGCTGGAGTCCCCGCCCCAGCCCATCGAGTCGTTCCGCTACCACTGCGACAGCGAGTTCCTCACCGAACCGCTCCAGGAGATGCTCGGGGACAAGGGCCTGTACGGCCTCGTCGTCCTCGACCGCCGGGAGGCCAACGTCGGCTGGCTGAAGGGCAAGCGCATTGAGGCCGTCAAGTCAGCGAGCAGCCTCGTCCCCGGCAAGCAGCGGAAGGGGGGCCAGTCTGCACAGCGGTTCGCCCGTCTCCGCCTCGAGGCCATCGACAACTTCTACCAGGAGATCGCGGAGATGGCCGACGACCTCTTCGTCCCGAAGCGCCACGAACTCGACGGCATCCTCGTCGGCGGCCCCTCACCGACGAAGGACGAGTTCCTCGACGGCGACTACCTCCACCACGAACTCCAGGACCTCGTCCTCGGGAAGTTCGACGTCTCCTACACCGACGAGTCCGGCCTGAAGGAACTCGTCGACTCCGCACAGGAGACGCTCGCGGAAGCCGACCTGATGGACGACAAGGCGGACATGGAGGAGTTCTTCAAGGAGCTCAACGGCGGCGACCTCGCCACCTACGGCTTCGACCAGACCCGCCAGAACCTCATCATGGGCTCCGTCGACCGCCTGCTCATCTCCGAGGACCTCCGCAAGGACGTCGTCACCTACGAGTGTCCGAACGACCACGACGAGCGCGAACTCATCAACCAGCGCGCCGACACCCCCGAACACGAGTGCTCGGAGTGCGGCCAGGACGCCGAGGTCCTCGAACGCGAGGACGCCATCGACCACCTCATGAACATCGCCGAACAGCGCGGCACGGACACCCACTTCATCTCCACGGACTTCGAGAAGGGCGAACAGCTCCTCACCGCCTTCGGCGGGTT contains:
- a CDS encoding CTP-dependent riboflavin kinase produces the protein MSHATRTREVGFDELAVLKLLALDGARRGETKVSCGDLADHLDASNQTASRRLQALEDAGLVERDLVSDGQWVAITDPGSRALEREYEDYRRIFEDPDELALSGSVTSGMGEGRHYISLPGYNRQFREELGYEPYPGTLNVDLDAESQRARSALEAMTGVAIEEWEDEERTYGSATCYPCTVASDDTEFSPAHVIVPDRTHHDESQMELIAPEKLRDELGLLDDDEVTIRVEER
- the twy1 gene encoding 4-demethylwyosine synthase TYW1, which encodes MPKQVDDPDYHHENHTAAQTCGWTANALRGEGTCYKHAFYGIRSHRCIQMTPVVRCNERCVFCWRDHAGHTYELDGVEWDDPEAVVDASISLQKRLLSGFGGNDEVPRARFEEAMEPRHVAISLDGEPTLYPYLPELLEAFHDRGLTTFLVSNGTRPEVLRECDPTQLYVSVDAPERATFDDVVGATEDDAWEKLVDTMDVLYEKDDTRTVLRTTLVGGENMANPDWYAAFFERADPDFVELKAYMHVGNSRSRLDRSAMPDHEEVLAFAEAVQAHMPEHTVLRDQEVSRVALLARERDTWVPELAADSEFWRRDPASAD
- a CDS encoding aldehyde dehydrogenase family protein; this translates as MSSTRSLERHDLLIGGERVPPASDEYVETVDPATGEAFAEVAVADESDVDRAVRAASEAFPGWRDTDPVERGQTLHRVAELIRDNADELADLESRDQGKPLSQARSDILSAARYFEYYAGAADKLEGRSVPVGTGQVDYVVREPYGVSAQIIPWNFPGNLFARGVAPALAAGNTAVVKPAPTTPLSAYRLAELCAEAGVPEAAVNVVSGAGETGAALTDHAGVDTITFTGSVRTGQRVMEAAAGNVTPVTLELGGKNPAIVYPDADLEEAVSWVERGIFANAGQVCSAADRAIVHEDHYDEFVERIVERAEAYELGPGAEDPDMGPLNSAEHFERVRDYVEVGVEEGARLATGGEAPDRDGYFIEPTVLADVDNGMRVAQEEIFGPVLTVIPYGDDEDPVDIGNDVDYGLVAGVFTNDVRRAHRAAQRLQAGNVYVNKWFGDTNQTPFGGYKQSGIGREKGLEAMDSYLQSKNVAVNLEEGSGGDLPGA
- a CDS encoding SDR family oxidoreductase; translation: MTVSDKVVAVTGAGAGMGRATAELFAERGASVVVVDLDEDAAAETVDRIAADGGEATAVRADVSDADDVEGFVEHAVDTYGRLDVLHNNAGVPQRSTPVEDVTEETWDRIQDVNLKSAFLGAKFAVPRMREQGGGVILNTASTAAIRPRNGLSAYCASKGGMVTLTKQLAHELAADDVRVNAICPVATDTEMLPEFTSDGLTVDEMAATIPLGRLAEPEDVAQAAAFLASDDAEMITGTALEVDGGRDL
- a CDS encoding ABC transporter substrate-binding protein; translation: MATIAALAGCTGGDGDGGGDDTTTSGGDTTTTSSGGGNSDALKIGVLLPFSGDYAWVGANVLPVVNMVVEDINGAGGIGGRNLTVVQGDTEASPDASVSATNRLVNVEEVDAMIGPTSITMSAVIDTLVENEVPVVTPTAGTTSLDTRGGEYIFRTVSSDSLGGRAIAKAAREEQYNGTQSYERMALMVGNKEVFQSFKEPVRSSFEEFGGTVTTAMDIRTGKASYTSEVQQMMDSDPEICVLIASVEDSVKITEAGFQAGYEGNWFATQDQTNADFLSQSENQVTNGMLGLNAATYQPAQEAGRLDAFFSDIKEYAGWEEGGKVFATNTYDAMNVVGLALKQVAADGSDFSGSNIASAIPTVAKPPEQQVTNYSDGASTIEGGTDVDYEGLVGPINFDENGDIVAPFAIKKAQDGSWTEAGRLPPEAL
- a CDS encoding branched-chain amino acid ABC transporter permease, which codes for MVLDNLLQTVVFGLIEGSVIAVGAVGLTLSYGVTRFINFAYGEFLTYGAYLTVFLAGGLFGLSVPLPAAAVLAIVIVGLLGVGVSRVFFEPISGRGALPLLITSIGVSFVLRNLLQGWVGVSARQLPIPLMRRTDYFGLVQLTDLELGVIVASVVTMLAIHLLLQQTMLGKRMRATSGNRALAEVAGIDTTNVVRQTWFISAGAGALAGILYAVLFSPFRPGVGFEYLIVVFAATLLGGIGRPYGAMLGAVFIGLAMNFGSTYLSANYTRAYAFIILVGVLLLKPEGIRGGEF
- a CDS encoding branched-chain amino acid ABC transporter permease, with the protein product MALLSGWAAFIVTIATIGCIYGLLTLGLNVHYGYTGLLNFGHVAFFAAGAYASAIVTMPPPSTVTNASYAIWLDLPMPWGFPVSLAAASLVGGALALLIGLTSVRLGTHYLAIATFALAGVFSDVLVNEAWLTNGSFGMNSVPKPGQAALGPDAWQLAYLAFAVLSLVAVYLLVERVLDAPFGRLLKGVRESEAAAEMLGKNTTVVKLKSFVIGGMIAGFAGGVYAHYLGSVVTAQFVPHVTFTVWAAMLLGGAASNTGAVAGAVLVVAFEESTRFITTAYNWVQGTLPDPLTSVLPALVGPLPDNPSFIPSMRFVVIGLLFVLVIRYRPEGLFGDPSEIEALGEEE
- a CDS encoding ABC transporter ATP-binding protein → MQTEDTPAGGQSADDGAELLEVENVVKTFGGLLAVDGATFGVERASITGLIGPNGAGKSTLFNCITGVHPPDSGTVRLDGDPIQGRSPTEIARRGVGRTFQTPKTFRGMTVRENLAFAAKGQVGERALSTIFQSRAVNDQEADIQATVDETLEFLELDHLAEEYGSALSGGQRKLLELGRVLMMDPEIILLDEPIAGVNPSLTDELLARLRELNDRGRTILLIEHDMGVVMENCDRVVVMHNGQTLASGPPSIVQEDERVVEAYLGGYDR